A genomic stretch from Nicotiana tabacum cultivar K326 unplaced genomic scaffold, ASM71507v2 Un00007, whole genome shotgun sequence includes:
- the LOC107805453 gene encoding uncharacterized protein LOC107805453 → MHESADLEIYLETIGDGRIGSSIDGIEKVQIPDDLLINNCDDPVSAIVESTYPDFFNHSSDIDYLQQRAILDPTLDMVESINEYTVSLNNSPEKTYLTSDTVCMSDNSLSALEHVHTPEFLNSIKCSGIPNHSITLKVGVPVMLLRNINQSSGLCNGTRLIITRLENRVIETKVLSGDMAGQKVFIPRMTLIPSDTKIPFKFQQRQFPIVVSFAMTINKSQGQSLSHVGLYLKKPVFTHGQLYVALSHVTSRKGLKILVYDDDGQITNEARNVVYKEVFHNLV, encoded by the exons ATGCATGAGAGCGCTGATCTAGAAATATATTTGGAAA CAATCGGTGATGGAAGGATTGGGAGTTCCATTGATGGCATTGAGAAAGTCCAAATCCCCGATGATCTTCTCATAAATAATTGTGATGATCCAGTATCGGCAATTGTTGAAAGTACATATCCAGATTTCTTTAATCATTCCAGTGACATTGATTACCTCCAACAAAGAGCAATTCTTGATCCGACTCTTGATATGGTGGAGTCGATCAATGAATATACGGTTTCACTCAATAATAGTCCTGAGAAGACATATTTAACTTCTGATACAGTCTGTATGTCTGATAATTCCCTTTCAGCTTTGGAGCACGTACATACACCCGAATTCCTAAACAGTATTAAATGTTCTGGAATTCCAAATCACTCTATTACTTTGAAGGTTGGTGTTCCTGTAATGTTGCTGAGAAATATAAACCAGTCATCAGGATTGTGTAATGGCACGAGGTTGATCATCACAAGACTTGAAAATCGAGTTATTGAAACCAAGGTTTTATCGGGTGATATGGCTGGACAAAAAGTGTTTATCCCTAGAATGACGTTGATTCCATCAGATACAAAAATACCTTTTAAGTTCCAGCAAAGACAATTTCCAATTGTTGTATCTTTTGCCATGACAATTAATAAAAGTCAAGGCCAGTCATTATCTCATGTGGGTTTATATTTGAAGAAGCCAGTATTTACTCATGGACAATTGTATGTTGCTCTTTCACACGTGACGAGTAGAAAAGGATTGAAGATTTTAGTTTATGATGATGATGGCCAAATAACAAATGAAGCTAGAAATGTGGTGTATAAAGAAGTTTTCCATAATTTGGTTTGA